The DNA region GTAGAACTCACTAGCAACCAACAGTCTCTGATGTGCCGTTCTAGTGCATAGCTAGAGACGTTTGTTCAATCGAGCGTTGTCATCTTGTGACATCAGCAAACGTGTCGGCCGGATGACGCGGTTACGTGACCCGCGCTACCGGAGCTGCGCGGACACCGGGACTCAAGTCCGATGGCGTCGTGGAAGGCGGGTTCAGCCTTACGGGAACAGTTCATCATGTAGCTGGCTGGTTTTTCTGGCGTGAAAAGCTGTCTAGGAGATATGTCCGAGGCTCCGGACGGCGCCAGGTAGAAGGTTCCAAGATCCGAAGTGGGCGGAGACGAGAGCCCTTTTCCTCCTGCTTTGGGAAATGGGTCTCGGATATCAAGTCCGAATCTGACAAATTGACTTTGCAAAGCTTCTTGATCACTTGGAAGCCTGAATGAGTGAAGTCATCTTGGTCCACCATGACATCGTCGCTGTGTTACAAGTCAAAAGGATTTACCGACAGTCTGGTTCGGGAAGGGCCTTGCGCCGAGTTGGGTCGGGTTGATCTGAGATGTGCCGCACCTGCGCTTCGTAGGTGAGCACCCTTGCTTGTAACGGATATGCCAAGAGGTTCGTTGATTGTGTTTCCCAGCGTTTCCCAACATGACTTGGGGTCGAGGAGCCGCGTTCCGGGACGGGTCGATATGTTTCCGGCTGGTCGCACGGcaggctgttgttgaacgCTGTTGGCCGGAAGCCAGCACAGCCCTATGTAAAAAACATGGGTTTTTGCTTCGTTTCTGTGTCAAGATGAACCAACAATTCTTGTACACGACGCCACATCCAACTTGTCGGCCCTCCGAGTCAAGCGGTGAGCTTGGCAGCCAAAGGTTTCTAGGCAGCTGAATTTTGAAGTAACTGTCGAGGCACGGGACCGGTGCCGGCGTCTAAGAGGAATATCGGGTCgacttggaggagggcggtgcgGGAAACTTTCGGCCAGGTAATCGTTGGCTTGACAGTGCGATGCGTGGGCTCGGCGTGGTGCCTGCCTTTGGCGCTAGAGAGATAAAGGGAACAATATGAGATGAAGGATGAAGGATAATGGCGCAGAGACAAAGAGCTCCCTCCTCATTATATGAGTTCCCACCTCAGTTAAATTAGTGGCTGGCAACATCCTGGATAAGATGTGAGATGGAGCATACATACCTGGCTCAAGACGATCAGAGCTGGACAGGACCCGGGCTCGCAATTACGAGATGATGTGGTAATAATATGCGAAGGTCACATCTTGGAGTCCTGTTTATAAGGTGTGGCGACGGCTCTTCCCGGACCCGAATGAAAGGTTCAGGCCCCTGAAACATCGGAGTGGTGGTTTAAGTGCCACGCTCAAGGTGAACAAAGAATAAGATATAAGTATTTGATTAGTTATGGATTGTGGTCGAAGATAGCGAAGTCCTGTAAATGATTGAGAAGACTGATACATCTGTAGTGCTCAGGGCAATTGCCAGGAAGGGAGAGCCTTGCCTGCCCCGCCATTCACTGCTTTGGCGGGGCCCCACATTTGACAGATGCTCAGCGGtaccccctcccagcccatGCTTCAAGATGGCTGATTCAGCAGCCGATAAGAAAATTTCAGAGAGTTTTGGCCAGATAAAGAGCCGATAAGCACAGGTTGCGCCCAAAAAAATGCACGTTGTGGCGGGGTGAGCAAGACATTTTCTCGGGTCTGCAGCGACACACATAATCTTTTTATCTCTACACCGACTTGCGCCTCACTCTTGTCGAGAATAGTTCCCCCTTCGCGCCTGACCGCAGTGCGCATTTCCAGCGCAGGTTTCCCCCGAGACCCCGTCTGGCCCTGCGTCTCCCTCTTTGCGTTCTCTTGCAGGATTTCAGTCAGCAATAGCGATCTGCATACCACCATGACTGTCGTTCCCATCAACGGCGCTGCCCCCCCGGTGGCAGACGTCGCAGCCATCCTCGAGACCATCTTCAACGCCTCTTCGTCCAATCAATCGATCGAAGCCTGCTACGCTCTCTGCGACATCCTGATCAACACAACGGGTTTCCGTGGCCTCCACCACTACAACATCATCTccgagatcaagaaggctTCCATCGACAAGAAGAGCGGTTTCCGCCGCGAGGGTGCCCAGAACCTCCTTGGTGCCCTGTTTGAGCGGCTGCCCCCAGCTGCGCCCATTACCGAGGTTGTTTTCCTCATCCAGGATGGTGGCCTTCTCAAGATTGCTCTCGATGCCCTTGCCGACAAGGGCGCCATTGTCCGCGAGGCTGCTCAGTATGGCATCGATGCCTTGTTCGCCAACCTGAGCCCCGAGGCCATGGTCGCTGCCCTCCTGCCCGCCATCGTCGAGtacatcaagaaggccggTGGAAAGTGGCAGGGTGTTGTCGGCGCCTTCAAGATCATGGAGAAGATGGCCAACAAGGCTCAGATCACCATTGGCAGCACCAAGGAGCAGGCCGCCGAGCAGGATATCATGCGCGAGGCCATGGGCTCCAAGCTTGCCACTCTGATTCCCATCACCGAGAATGGCATGTTGGATATGAAGACCGAGGTCGAGAAGCAGGCTCTCAAGACCATGACGGCCATCACGACCCTTCTCTCCAATGACGATGTCGCATCTCGCATTCCTCTCCTGATCGAGACCATGCATCACCCATCTGTTGAGGCGGTGCACAAGGCCATCCACGCCCTCTCCCAGACAACCTTTGTCGCCATCGTCACCTCTCCCGTTCTCGCCCTTTTGACTCCTTTCCTGGAGCGctctctcaacaacccctcgACTCCCCAAGAAGTTCTCCGCCAGACCGTTGTCATTACCGAGAACTTGACCAAGCTCGTCCACGACCCCATCGAGGCCCGTACTTTCCTCCCCAAGCTTCAGCCTGGTGTGAAGAGCGTCGTCAACCGCGCCTCGCTCCCCGAGGTTCGTGAGATCGCCACCCGTGCGTTGGCCGTCATGGACAAGGCTATGGGTAACGACAACTCGGCATCCTTGACAATTATTGAGCGCACTTCGGCTGAGGATGTTGCCAAGGTGTTGGACCAGGAAATCAAGAAGAACGGCGGCCTAAATGGCGACGAAGCCCTCTACAAGCTGGCCGCTCCATTTATTTCCTCAATGGTTTGCGAAGACGTCAACCACCGCCACCTTGATCGCATCCCTAGGAAGATTGCGCCCTACCTCAAGGACCTGTTGCGAAAGCCCGAAGCCAGCGATGCCGTCGCCGAGGCCGTTCACAAGTTCTatgtggaagaggatgcGCGTAAGTACGGTGTTCCAGAAAAGGAAGACGACGGTGAGATTGAGATTGTCAACGCCGACTTCTCTCTGGCTTATGGTGGTATGCTTTTGTTGTCGCATACGAACCTTAGGCTCCTGAAGGGTCATCGTTACGGCTTGTGTGGTCGCAATGGTGCTGGAAAGTCGACTCTGATGAAGAGTATCGCCAATGGAAAGCTCGAGGGCTTCCCGTCTCAAGATGTTTTGCGCACTTGCTACGTCGAACACAACCAGGGTGAGGATGCCGATATCAGCATTCTCGAGTTTGTTTCCAAGGATcccaccatcgccaaggaaggaaaggagcGCATTGTTACCGTCTTGGAGGAGTTCGGTTTCACATCGGGCCCCGAGGGCAGGCAATCGCAAAAGGTTGGGTCTCTCTCTGGTGGTTGGAAGATGAAGCTGGCTCTTGCCCGTGCCATGCTTCAAAGAGCCGATGTTTTGTTACTCGACGAACCTACCAATCACTTGGACGTCGCCAACATCAAGTGGCTTGAGAACTACCTCAAGACACACTCCGACATCACCAGTTTGATCGTGTCTCACGACTCGGGCTTCCTGGACGAGGTCACCACCGATATCTACCACTACGAGCCCAACAAGAAGCTTGGCCACTACAAGGGCAATCTTGCTGCCTTTGTCAAGCGCCGCCCCGAGGCCAAGAGCTACTACACTCTGTCTGCTTCGCTCGTCCAGTTCAAGTTTCCTCCCCCCGGCATTCTGAGTGGTGTCAAGTCCAACACACGCGCCATCATCCGCATGACCAACGTCTCGTACACATACCCCAAGGCGCCCAAGCCATCCCTGTCAGATGCTTCTTGCCAGCTGACTCTGTCGTCGCGTGTTGCCATCATTGGCCCCAACGGTGCTGGCAAGTCTACCCTCATCAAGCTGTTGACCGGTGAAGTTATTCCCACCACTGGAAAGGTGGAGAAGCACCCCAACCTTCGTATCGGTTACATCAAGCAGCACGCCCTCGAGCACGTCGAAATGCATCTCGAGAAGACGCCCAACCAGTATCTTCAATGGCGTTATGCCCATGGTGACGATCGTGAAGTGCACATGAAGCAGACCCGTGCGCTGTCCGACCAGGATCGCGAGCAGATGGACAAGtttgtcgaggttggtggcGGTAAGGCTCCTCGCCAGATCGAGGCCCTTGTCGGTCGCCAAAAATACAAGAAGACATTCCAATACGAGATGTAACCAGGCCCAACCCGAATCTTGCTTTGATCTACTCTTGCTAACATGCGACCAACAGCAAATGGCGTGGCTTCCTGCCCAAGCACAACTCTCACTTTTCTCGCGAGACTTTGCTCGAGCTCGGCTTCGACAAGTTGGTGCAGGAGTTTGACGACCACGAGGCTTCGCGTGAAGGTCTCGGTTACCGTGAGCTCCAGCCTTCCGTCATCAGCAAGCACTTTGAGGATCTCGGTCTTGATCCCGAGATTGCGAACCACAATGAGATTGGCTCGCTCTCCGGAGGTCAAAAGGTCAAGGTTGTCATTGCCGGTGCCATGTGGAACAACCCCCATTTGCTCGTGCTTGACGAGCCTACTAACTTCTTGGACCGTGACTCCCTCGGTGGCCTAGCTGTTGCCATTCGCGAGTTCAAGGGCGGCGTGGTGATGATTTCCCACAACGAAGAGTTTGTGGGAGCCCTGGCTTCCGAGACTTGGCACGTTGACAACGGGCGGGTCACGCATCGCAGCAACAATGCCATTGCGCTGGATCGGTTCGAAGACAGTGCCAACACCAGTGCGGTCCCCAGTGCTGTTCCCAGCGGGCTTAACACACCCGCCCTGAGCAGCGCCGCCCCCAGCGCCGTCAACAGCGGTGTCGAGGACAATGCCGGCGAGGCCTTGAAGTTCCGggcgagaaagaagaagaagatgaccaAGAAAGAGCTCAAGGAACGTGAGGCCAGGCGCCGGTTGAGGCACATCGATTGGCTCAACAGTCCCAAGGGCACCCCCAAGCCCCTTGATACGGATGATGAGGCGGACGACTAAAGGCGATGACAAGCATGAAGATGGTTGGCTTTTTTGGATGGCTTTCTATATACTGCGGAAACTCAGCGATCAGCGATATGTAACCTGAGCATGGCATGGCGTCGGTCTGTTTATAACGTAGAGGGTCATAGGGGCAGTGTAGAGCGGTTTCCTTTCTAGATCAAGTTAGCACTTGGGATGGGCTCAAAATTTGGCTTCAAGGGAGGGGGTTACCAGAGAAGATAGAGGCGTTTGGCGCTAGACATAAAGCATAAATTCAtgaggtgttgatggtggtatATTATTTCCGACTTGTgattatttatttatatgACACTGAACAAAGTATTTGAGGTGCAGAATCACATTACCCCCATTCCAATCACGCCCACACCCACGGCGCCCAAGATGCCTGCTAGAGCCGTCACTTGGGCACCCATTCCACTGCTAGTCTGGCTGTTCACTCCGTTTCTCCCGGTTGTCGTCGCCGTCCTTTGTGTGTTTGCGTCCACAGTCGGCTCAGGACAGTCAGTGGTGCAGGGCAGCCAGGTGGTAAACGGCGCCGGCACCCTCGTCCCCGTGCGCGTCTCGGCGCCCTTGCTGACCTGGAACACGGGGGTTTGGGATTTGGCTTCCAGGTCGGGCACCTCGGCGAACTCATCCGGATTCAGGACATTGTCGATGATGTGGATGACCCCGTTGGCAAGCAAGATATCCGACTGGAGGAGCTGCGCCGAGTTGAAGAAGATGTTGTTGCCTGCTCTGGAGACGGTGACTTTGCTTGCCCTGCTGTCGGCGCCGAGGAGCGTTGCCAGCGACGAACCGGTCGAGTTGCCGAGGGCAGACAGgtcagaggaggagaggactTTGTCGGGGATGATGTGGTACTTGAGGACGGTGGCGAGGTCCTCCCTGGACAGGGGGTCGAGGGCGGAGGCGATGGACTGGAAGGCGGCGTTGCGgggggcgaggatggtgatgtctTTTTGGGACGAGAGGGCGGGCGATAGGCCGGACTTGTAGAGAGCCCCCAAAAAGGAGGTGAGGTCTTTGTAGGCATCTCGGGCAGTGATTTCTAgccgggagggggggacgAGAAGGGTGTCGACTATCTGGATGAAGCCGCCTGTGAAGGGGATGTCTTGATCGGGGGACTCGAAGAAAGTGGAGCGGGTGCCGAGGCCAGAGGTGACGACGGTTGTGTCGTCGTgctggcgggagaggaggatgtttTGGCCTGCGGTGACGTTTGTGtagttggaggaggtgaggagggtggggaagagGTAGGAAGGTCCGGGTTCGAGAGAGGAGACGTTGACTGAGAGGGGGAGAATATGGtattggaggagggaggtgataAGGTTGGAGTCTTCCAGGTTTAAGGATTGGGTCTTGTTGAAGGCTTCGTTCGACGGGGCGATAAGCTGTAGCGGATGTCAGCTGAAGTACGACAGAAGGCATGTAAGGGGGTCATACAGTCACGCCGCCTGAGTGAGGGAGCTGCAAAAGAATGTCCGGGCTTTTCTAGACAGTCTATTAGCAGAATGAACGAGCCCTGAGGGTTCCGGAAGCTACCTTACCTTGATCAAACTGTAGTATGTCGAGAGCTCCTCATTGCCTGCGAGGACCTCTCCCAAAGCCTTTGGCTCCGCCCGTTTGGTCTCAGCCATAATTGGCGATGGTAGCATCGCTAGTACACTGAGTAGAGTGGCTGAAGCCCTCCACACCGATCTTGACCTTGTCTgcatgatgaagaggagtgTGTAGACCTGAACCATCCCGAAACAAGTCTATAGGCGCACTTGATGTCTTTTGAGTCTACCCACCCCCAGCCTTTTTGAAGCTTCCGGTGATCTCGCCTCGCCAGCTAGGCCCTTGAGATAAATAGCTGTGATATAGGATATTGTGGCTTCAAAGTTCCTCAGTTTGATGATTGTCAATGTAGTGTGGCGGGGTCCTCCAAAACTTTTGGCAATCGTCTCATCCAGCTCCTATCGTCCTACACAAACACAAACAAGATGTATCCGGGGAGAAGCAACAAGAAATaccttttattttattttatctTATATCTTTGTATCTTCTCTCCACCTCAATGCTTATAGAGCCCCTTTAAGCGGCCGCCACAACAGCCTCCACGGCTACCTACTGACCGCTTCCTAGGTACCTCACCTTCCGATACCCTTCTCGAAAGGGTGAAAAGAGCAAGGCAAGCTGGACTCGACATATGCAGATAGAAAATGGGATACAAGCCTTGCAAGCCATCGGGTGCGAGCTCTCGTTCCACAGGTGCCACGAGACGAATATGCAGTGTTGTCATTCAGGTTGGCGTTCTTGGCCAAGGCCGCAGGTCAAGCCCAGACGAGATTCTCTGTAGATGCACCACCGTGATTTTGGCAACCCGAAACCTGCTTATCGTCTTTTATCTGCGTGTCTCAGGTTGAGGCTATCGCTGGTGCGCGCGCCGCGGCAATTGGCAGCTGCATATACGCCATCTGCATGGCAAGCGCTTCGCAGCTGACTCGATCGGAGACCGCTCCTTAATACGAGATTCGGTCGTACGTCGAGCTCTGCCAACCCTGATTTCTCGGCCATCACGAGACCGCAAGACTTGACATGATAGGCTGATGATGCTGTAGGAGGATGCTCTGCGAGTGTACAGCCGACTACGCGCGGTCGTGAAGGGTAGCGATCCGGAGCAGGTGAGTGCTAACGCAGGTTCGACTCTAAATTACTGACAGTCGTATATCGATTGTACCGACAAAAAGCTGGCGTACAATAACGCGTTATGACTGCCTCAATGTGGTTGAATCGTGTTCCATTCTTGCTAGGTATCGTGGTTCCACCAGGCTTTCCACAAGGTATTACACTCACATACTATcatgagaagaaaaagaatagGTAATTACCAATAAGGTTGTCCCATCCTCGTAAAACAGCACTATCAAATTAACCAAATAAATAAAACAATAAATCCAAGAACCCCTAACCAACTCCAAACTTCCGCCTTCCTAGGTACCAATCCTACCCCCTATTGTCTTCCTGGTCTATATGAGTCGTGTATATCTGAGAGCAGAAGAAAAGATTTTGTAGTGTTTGTTTTGGCGAGAGGTGCCGGTGATAACAATAAGTATATTTCGGGCTGTATGTGATATATGCATGGCTGCACGTgacaaaaagagaaagaaaaaagtgcAACGATTTTGTTGTTCGAGGTCGTGGCTCATCATTTACCACGAGAAGGTCATCAGCGCTGGGTTGAGAGCAAGCGGCAGCAACAGATGCGATGCCGCGACGGTCGCCATGGGAAGGATGGCCACAAAGTCGGTGATGTGCCAGCTGTAAGGAATAAAGGGCGCAACGGCGAGGATGACCATGCCGGCAATGAAGAGTGAGGCGAAAAGCATTGAGAATTTGAACTGATGGCCGTGTTAGCATGATGCTCGTGTGGAGATAGCAAAACAGATAGCATACCTTCTTGAGCACCTTGGGCACTTCGATAAAGAAGTTGGAGAACTCGGCCTCCTTGCTGGTGGCACCCCATGTCATGTCGATCTCAAACATGTGGGCCAGCAGGGCCTGCGAAACGTGCAGCGAGAGACCACCCAAGAAGATGGCCAGCAAGAAGGTCCACTTGAAGTTCTCAAAGATGGCGTACAGAATGTTGCGCTCGCCGACACGGTATCTCATGACAGCCAGGGCGATGTTGCCCAGCCCGTTGAACAcaatgatgatggagaaCCAAACCTGCCACGAGTCAACATAGTACTTGTCGAGGTACCCGTTGAACCAGCCCATGAGGAAGTAGTTGACGCTGGTCATGATCCAGGCAGCGCCGATAGCGTAATAGGTACCGATATAAGAAACGACGGTGATCTTGGAGGTGAAGCGAATGTTGGAGAACAGGAAGCGGCGAAAGAGAGGAGTGAATGGCCCTTTCCAGATCCACATGCGAATAGGGTGGAAGAGCAGCTCGTTGCAACCATAGGCATACTTTTCCCAACGGGCCAACTCGTCGTACACGGTAAGTGACACACCTTCCTTGAACCCTTCACCGGCCCACGCAGCGAGACGAATGATGTAACCATTGCACTGGAGACGCAGTGACATGTCGAAATCTTCAGACACGTGGCTTTCAGACCAGAACTTTTCGTacccatcctcgtcctcataCGAGACCTGCTGAATAGCGGACCAGCGGAGAATGGCATTGTGACCGACAAAGGGGGCGACATCACCGTTGGAGACAGTGTACCGAATAGCACTATagatgaggttggtgaagaaggtaATGCCGTTCTCAAAGTAGGTGTGGACGACCTGCATGACACCGGACGAGAATTGCATAATGCCGACATCGGGAGAGAGCTCCATCTCGGAGACGGCGTCGAGCAGGCAATCGGCGGGGACACGGGTATCAGAGTCAATCAGCAGGATATAATCACCAACACGGATGTTACCATCAGCCCAGGCGCGGCCATCGGCCTCGAGGACCTCCTTGAGAGCACGCTCGTAGGCCATCGCTTCATCGTGCTGAGACCAATCCGGGGTGCGCTGAATCTGCtcgagcttctcctcgaccttgcACGAAATCATGAGGGCAAAGTTCATGTTAGAAGCCTTCTTGAACTTGCCCTTGCGAGTGAAACCATTCTCGCCGTGCTTGGGACGGGCAACCCAACCAATGCTGTGGTCGGCGTAGAACTCGATGCGGGCGCGGCGGTCTTCTTCCGAGATCAACTGAAGGCCATCATCGTTGATGAACATGTTGGCAGATCCACCCTGCAGTTCGTATGTCGACATGGCCTGCTTGATGGACTTGACGGTGGGCGCAATGACACCGTTGAGACCCTCCTTGTAGACGGGGCACTGGACCGTCACGTGTGGCAGGATGGCCGCCTGCAGTCTCGGAGGTGGGCGCGCAGAGTAAAACTTGGAGTTGATGGTGAGCTGGCGGATCGGACCAAAGATTTGAGCCAGGCAACCGACGATAACCTGGGCGAAGAAGAGCGTGAAGAAGATCTGAACTGGGAACAAGGCGACGAGGGCCAAGCGGGTGTAGTTGTTGTCGACCGAAACCTCAATGGCGAGCTGGCGGAAGGCGGCGCCCAGAGAGACGGTGACCAGAATGAGGGTCAAGCTGACGAGATAGGTGTTGAGCAGATGGACTGGTCTCTTCTCGGGCTTCAACTCTCCGctctcctcgtcaacctcgGCCTCCACAGGGATGGGAAGTCCacccttttcctcctcatcttcctcagcGCCAGCCTTCCAGACCAAGTCCATCAGCTCCTTCTCGATACCTCTCGCTCTCTCCACCAGGTGTAGCGCCTCGTCGTCCCACACAATCAGGAGGCCCTCGGAGGCAACAAAAGCGGCGAACTGGTGCTTTCTGGCACGTGGCAGGTCGTCAATAGTGGGAAGAATCTGAACGCGCAAGCCGTTCATCAATGGCACATCAACGGCATCGGGCGACCAGGCCAAAAAGGTCTTGATAACTCTGGAGTTGACAGTCATGGCACACTACGGTCCGGGTCAGCATACACGCTGGCGCATTCTCAAACAGCAAGCAGTCCACATACCTGAACATTGAGCGCAGCGCAAGCCATGGCGAATGGGGAGTTTCCAAGTGATGGCGGGCAGGCCATGTACTGTCCCCTTGACTTGCGCAACAGTACGCCCTCTATCTCGCCGCTGCCATCTGATACCCACAAGTGCGAGCACTGCTGTTGGTAAAGGTAGTTTACCATGACCTCGTGCTTGATGTCATCGAGGAACATGGAGCTACCTGTTGACTTGATGGACCGACCTGATACTGACTGCGGCCTCGAGCTCCCCCGCGGTGTGGGAAGCTGAAGTTCGTGCTCA from Podospora pseudopauciseta strain CBS 411.78 chromosome 6, whole genome shotgun sequence includes:
- a CDS encoding hypothetical protein (EggNog:ENOG503P0QV; COG:M; COG:W), whose amino-acid sequence is MVQVYTLLFIMQTRSRSVWRASATLLSVLAMLPSPIMAETKRAEPKALGEVLAGNEELSTYYSLIKKSPDILLQLPHSGGVTLIAPSNEAFNKTQSLNLEDSNLITSLLQYHILPLSVNVSSLEPGPSYLFPTLLTSSNYTNVTAGQNILLSRQHDDTTVVTSGLGTRSTFFESPDQDIPFTGGFIQIVDTLLVPPSRLEITARDAYKDLTSFLGALYKSGLSPALSSQKDITILAPRNAAFQSIASALDPLSREDLATVLKYHIIPDKVLSSSDLSALGNSTGSSLATLLGADSRASKVTVSRAGNNIFFNSAQLLQSDILLANGVIHIIDNVLNPDEFAEVPDLEAKSQTPVFQVSKGAETRTGTRVPAPFTTWLPCTTDCPEPTVDANTQRTATTTGRNGVNSQTSSGMGAQVTALAGILGAVGVGVIGMGVM
- the NEW1 gene encoding [NU+] prion formation protein 1 (EggNog:ENOG503NUZG; COG:Q) → MTVVPINGAAPPVADVAAILETIFNASSSNQSIEACYALCDILINTTGFRGLHHYNIISEIKKASIDKKSGFRREGAQNLLGALFERLPPAAPITEVVFLIQDGGLLKIALDALADKGAIVREAAQYGIDALFANLSPEAMVAALLPAIVEYIKKAGGKWQGVVGAFKIMEKMANKAQITIGSTKEQAAEQDIMREAMGSKLATLIPITENGMLDMKTEVEKQALKTMTAITTLLSNDDVASRIPLLIETMHHPSVEAVHKAIHALSQTTFVAIVTSPVLALLTPFLERSLNNPSTPQEVLRQTVVITENLTKLVHDPIEARTFLPKLQPGVKSVVNRASLPEVREIATRALAVMDKAMGNDNSASLTIIERTSAEDVAKVLDQEIKKNGGLNGDEALYKLAAPFISSMVCEDVNHRHLDRIPRKIAPYLKDLLRKPEASDAVAEAVHKFYVEEDARKYGVPEKEDDGEIEIVNADFSLAYGGMLLLSHTNLRLLKGHRYGLCGRNGAGKSTLMKSIANGKLEGFPSQDVLRTCYVEHNQGEDADISILEFVSKDPTIAKEGKERIVTVLEEFGFTSGPEGRQSQKVGSLSGGWKMKLALARAMLQRADVLLLDEPTNHLDVANIKWLENYLKTHSDITSLIVSHDSGFLDEVTTDIYHYEPNKKLGHYKGNLAAFVKRRPEAKSYYTLSASLVQFKFPPPGILSGVKSNTRAIIRMTNVSYTYPKAPKPSLSDASCQLTLSSRVAIIGPNGAGKSTLIKLLTGEVIPTTGKVEKHPNLRIGYIKQHALEHVEMHLEKTPNQYLQWRYAHGDDREVHMKQTRALSDQDREQMDKFVEVGGGKAPRQIEALVGRQKYKKTFQYEIKWRGFLPKHNSHFSRETLLELGFDKLVQEFDDHEASREGLGYRELQPSVISKHFEDLGLDPEIANHNEIGSLSGGQKVKVVIAGAMWNNPHLLVLDEPTNFLDRDSLGGLAVAIREFKGGVVMISHNEEFVGALASETWHVDNGRVTHRSNNAIALDRFEDSANTSAVPSAVPSGLNTPALSSAAPSAVNSGVEDNAGEALKFRARKKKKMTKKELKEREARRRLRHIDWLNSPKGTPKPLDTDDEADD
- a CDS encoding hypothetical protein (EggNog:ENOG503NXB8; COG:S; CAZy:GT2_Glyco_trans_2); the encoded protein is MGIGNYFKAEKPGKSEEAQQQQQVQQLQPPQPRRGSRQHGHQQGQSSVSEKPPSERLTHNEHELQLPTPRGSSRPQSVSGRSIKSTGSSMFLDDIKHEVMVNYLYQQQCSHLWVSDGSGEIEGVLLRKSRGQYMACPPSLGNSPFAMACAALNVQCAMTVNSRVIKTFLAWSPDAVDVPLMNGLRVQILPTIDDLPRARKHQFAAFVASEGLLIVWDDEALHLVERARGIEKELMDLVWKAGAEEDEEEKGGLPIPVEAEVDEESGELKPEKRPVHLLNTYLVSLTLILVTVSLGAAFRQLAIEVSVDNNYTRLALVALFPVQIFFTLFFAQVIVGCLAQIFGPIRQLTINSKFYSARPPPRLQAAILPHVTVQCPVYKEGLNGVIAPTVKSIKQAMSTYELQGGSANMFINDDGLQLISEEDRRARIEFYADHSIGWVARPKHGENGFTRKGKFKKASNMNFALMISCKVEEKLEQIQRTPDWSQHDEAMAYERALKEVLEADGRAWADGNIRVGDYILLIDSDTRVPADCLLDAVSEMELSPDVGIMQFSSGVMQVVHTYFENGITFFTNLIYSAIRYTVSNGDVAPFVGHNAILRWSAIQQVSYEDEDGYEKFWSESHVSEDFDMSLRLQCNGYIIRLAAWAGEGFKEGVSLTVYDELARWEKYAYGCNELLFHPIRMWIWKGPFTPLFRRFLFSNIRFTSKITVVSYIGTYYAIGAAWIMTSVNYFLMGWFNGYLDKYYVDSWQVWFSIIIVFNGLGNIALAVMRYRVGERNILYAIFENFKWTFLLAIFLGGLSLHVSQALLAHMFEIDMTWGATSKEAEFSNFFIEVPKVLKKFKFSMLFASLFIAGMVILAVAPFIPYSWHITDFVAILPMATVAASHLLLPLALNPALMTFSW